The genomic stretch TTGAACTTCAGCCATTGCTAAGATCTTAAGAAAATGTGGATGTGAATTTTGGTTCTAACTTTTTTTTTACTCTTTGGGTTGGGATTCTTCATGTTGTTATAGATGAGTTAGGTAAAGTTTGTGATGGAGAATTCGCCACGTTTTCATGAATATTACTCACTCCGTTTCTTTATAAGTGTCATTTTTTTGCAaaaaaatttgtttctttttaattgtcacttccaaagttcaaggtagtattaattacaaatttgtcaaaattacccttagataatgattgcagagagagaaaaagtaaagtgaatgtaataaataattaagggtattataggtaaaagaagaattattgtttgaaaagtaacaataatgattagcttCCTTGGTATGtataaaaaatcaaaaaatgacacttaaaaaggaacggagggagtaagTAAATGGTTACTACCAAACTCTGAATTAATGCTATTGAAAAATGTACCAAAAATCACATATAGAAAAGTTATAAGCAAATTATAAATATAATTTGCAACTACATTTAactatttaatattaaatatattattattcatttatatataattaaaaacaaataattTTGACATCTATAAAAGTCTTAATTAATTTTAGTCTCAATCTTtaacataaataataatatttttagaCTAAATTTAAAAGTCTTGTGCAAAACATTATTTTTGTGGTTTAATATTGTCCTTTAAAAAATTTCCATTTATAATATTTTTGGCATTATTTACCGTCCTAGTAACAACTTTCATGATTTGAATGActtttttaaaaattaaaatctacaaattcaaaataaaataaaatggtaCTTGAATTTAATACTACAAGAAAAACTAAAATTTaatgagtaattttgttgggtgAATTTCTCCTCACAAAAAAATATGGTTGTTAAATGATATTCACCTACAAAAAATAATGGTTGCTAAATGATATTCATCTCGCAAATCATTTATccaaatgaaaaaaataaaaaataatttattaaatatatCACATCGCAATCCGGaggaaaataattttttttaaacaatgTTTGAGAGATAAAGGAACCAGTGACAGATAATTTTCTGATCTGTTTTGTATGCACTGAAAGGTGGGAATTTCTACAAAGAGGCTCATAAACCCCTCTCCTAAGATTGAGCTATACAAATTGATATTTATCGAAATATCCTATGTTTACAGCTAGACCATAATAGAGAATTATAAGGTATTAATATGAGACAACTAACACACTAATAGCCATTCATTACTGTAATGATTACattaccccccccccccccccccctcaagTTGGAGCATGTAAATTACATATGCCCAACTTGCTTAACACAGAAGTGAAGTGAGCGGTACCAATAGCCTTAGTAAAGACATCTGCTAGTTGTGTTTGTGTAGGAACATAAGCTGGTGCAATATTCCCAGTAAGATATTCGTCACGAATGTAGTGGCAGTCCACTTCAATGTGTTTAGTTCGCTCGTGGAAAATCGGGTTCTTGACGATATGAAGTGCCGCTTGATTGTCACAGTGAATTTTCATAGGTTGAGGATGTGCAATACCAAGAGTTAAAAGAAGACCTTTTAACCATTTCAGTTCTCCTGTTATAGCTGCCATTGAACGATACTCAGCCTCAACGGAGGAACGAGATACAGTTTGTTGTTTTTTAGTCTTCCAGGAAATTGGAGAAGAGCCAAGGAAAACAAACCATCCAGTAAGAGATCTACGAGTTAAAGGACAGCCGACCCAATCGGAATCTCACCAACTAGACAGTTGCATATCACAGTCCCTTCGTAGTAAAACACCTTGTCCTGGGTCCATTTTCAAGTATCGAACTACTCTGAGAGCAGCCTCCCAATGATCTACTTTAGGTTCCTGCATAAATTGAGAGAGAACATGCACACAATATGAAAGCTCAGGTCTAGTAAAGCACAAGTAAATAAGGCGTCCTACTAATCGCCTATACTGTTCTGGATGAGGAAACGACGCACTTGTAGTGAGTGCCAACCGATGATTCTGTTCAATTGGCACATTTGATGGCTTAGCTCCCATAAGCCAGTTTCGACTATAATATCTAGAGTATATTTGCGTTGACAAAGAAATATACCAGCTGAGGATCGCTCTACTTCAACGCCTAAAAAATATTTAAGAATCCCCAAGTCTTTCATATAAAAACAATCATGTAGATAGGCTTTAAAATCAGTGATAGCATCATGATTATCACCTGTAATAATGAGATCATCAACATACACCAACACTACAATGTGTACCCCAGGTTTTTGTAAGACAAAAAGTGAATAATCAGAGCGAGATTGCAGAAAACCATAGTGTTTCAGAGCACCTGACAACTTTGCAAACCAACAGCGAGGCGCTTGCTTAAGTCCGTATAGGGACTTATTAAGTTTACATACTGTGTCAGACCTTTGTGGAAGAAATCCCAGGGGAGGCTTCATGTACACAACTTCTTCAAGGTCTCCGTGTAAAAATGCATTATGCACATCCATTTGATGTAATTCCCAATCTCGTGAGGCTGTTACGGCTAACACTGTACGAATCGTAACCATTTTCACCACAGGTGCGAACGTCTTTGTGTAATCAATCCCTTCCTTTTGATGATTTCCAAGGATTACTAGTCGTGCTTTGAACCGTTCTACACTTCCATCTGATTTATGCTTTATTTTATACACCCATTTGCAACCGAGTGCTTTCTTCCCGGGTGGAAGTTCTGTAACCGTCCAAGTTCCATTGGTTTCAAGGGCATGTATTTCACTTTGCATAGCCTCTCTCCACCGACTATCTTTCATTGCCTCAGTGTAATTGATAGGCTCCTTTTCCTGTGAAATAGATGAAAGAAAAGCACGATGTGCAATGGAAAAACGGTCATAATTCACATAATTAGTTATGGGATAGGGTGCACCTGAGGTTGCTTTTGGAGAGAGTGAACAATTGGATGAGCTCAATCTTCTAGCAGTATTTGTCACATAGTGCTGTAAGCGAGTAGAGGGTTGTTTGATTCTGTGTCCTCTACCTAACATTGGCTCAGTTATTGACATAGATGGATCTGTTGTATCTTCCTTGTCCATGTTTTGCGGATTTGCATCTTGGTCATCAACCTTCTCATTTGTTGACGTGGTGGATGTAGTGGATGAGAGCATTGTGTCATCTATGTTTGTATACTGTGAAGTACCTGCCTCAATCCCCACATCCAACACACTCCTTATATTCTCCACTCCCATATCATTACTTCTTTGGATGCTAAGTGTGTGATCTGTTTCATCTATATCATCAATTGCATCATGAACAGATTCTGCGAAATTCCAATTATTAGGAAGAGCATCTTTTCTTGAAGTAGTAGCTACAACAAAAGGAAATTCAGTTTCAATGAATTCAACATCTCGGGACACAAAAATGTTTTCTGTTTCTAAATCAAACAGTTTCCATCTTTTCTTTCCATATGGATATCCAATAAACACACACTTCTTACTTCTACTTGCAAATTTATCACCATCTCTTATTTGATTATGAGCATAACATATGGAGCCTATTATTTTCAAATGTTCATATTCAGGTTGCTGTCCATGAAGCATTTCATAAGGGGTTTTTCCGTTCAGAATAGTGGAAGGAGTTCGGTTAATTAGATATCCCGCGGTTAAAATGCATTCTCTCCAAAACTTAATAGGGAGATTACCTTGAAACCGCAATGCCCATGCCACATTCAAAATATGTCTATTTTTCGTTCTACTCTCCCATTTTGTTGGGGTGTTCCGGTACAAGATGTTTGAAAAATTATACCGTGGTCAAGAAAATACTTTCTCATGCATATGAATTCCGTCCCATTATCACTTCTAAATATTTTTACTTGTTTATTGAATTGCCTCTAAACTAAAGCCAAAAAATTGTGAAGCATTGTCGAGACTTCTCGTTTATCAGTCAACAAATATACCCATACAACACGTGAATAATCATCGACTATTGTTAAAAAATAAAAAGCACCACAAGTAGAAGGAGTCCGATATGCTCCCCATAAATCACAGTGAATTAATTCAAATGCACTACTAGCTTTATTTTGACTCAAAGGAAACTTCTCTCTGGTTTGTTTGGCTCTAAAACAAACTTCACATGCTTTATTCACTACATTGATATCTTTGTGTCTACTCACTTGAGGAATtaactttgaaatttttaagGAAGGATGTCCCAACCGTTTGTGCCAAAGGTCCATTGGGTGGAGTCCATCAGTCTTGCAAGCTCTCTCTCTTCGAACTCCTCTGAAGAAGTAAAGCCCATCTCTTTGTTCACCCGCTCCAATCAGCGTCCTCGAAGTACGGTCATGCACAACACATAACTTATCAGTGAATTGAATGACACATTTTAATTCATTCATCATTTGTGAAACAGATATCAAGTTGCATTTCAATTTTGGCACAAAGAGAACATTATCAAGTTTTAACCCTCCTTCCAACACTATACTTCCTTCTTTGATTGTTGAAGCATGTTCTCCATTAGGTAGGCCAACCGAACAACTTTGAATATCTCTTAGTTCTCGCATATGATTCAAGTTTCCAGTCATTTGATTATCAAGTTTTAACCCTCCTTCCAACACTATACTTCCTTCTTTGATTGCTGAAGCATGTTCTCCATTAGGTAGGCCAACTGAACAACTTTGAATATCTCTTAGTTCTCGCATATGATTCAAGTTTCCAGTCATGTGGTTAGAACAACCTGTGTCAATTATCCATGTATTCATATTGCACTCACCTGTCATCTTGTCATTGGAGTTTGCTTTATGAACATTTAGAAATCCTACCAACGATTGCAATTGTTCTGCACTGATTCCAGCCAAGCCAAAACCATCTCCGTGTGAAACCCCAGTTTCTGCATTTGTTCCACCTGTGTGTACAACATTCGCAGTTGCACGCACAATTCCTCCTCTTCCTCGTCCAGTTCCTGCTTGCTGTAGTGACTTGCCTCGTCCACCACTTTTCCCTTCATTTTTTGGTCTGTCTCCCCACCACTCGGGATAACCAACAAGTTGAAAACAACTTCCTGCGTCATGTCCTGCTCGATGACAATGTGTACAAGACATAAACTTGTATTTTCCATCCCATCTTCCTTTGACTGCACGTCCGTTTGTTTGAACAGCTAAGCTCATCACTTCTCTTCTTTCTTCTGTGGTTCTAGTCATCATTCTCACCCTTTCTTCTTGAATCATTGTTGAGTATATCCTATTGAGATTGGGCAGCGGATCTGTTGCAAGAAGATTGGATCGAACAGTCCCGTAAATTGCATCATCCAATCCCATAAGGAATTGATGAACTCTTTCTTCCTCTCTTCTCTTTTCTATTTCTGATGATATATCACACTTGCATCCACCACAACTACATATCGGGATTTGATCGTAATTGGCCAACTCATCCCACAACAGTTTCAACTTTCCGTAATATGTCGCAAATGACATACCGTCTTGTTTGCACCTGGATAAATCGGATTTCAGCTGTTAAATTCTGGGACCATTCACCGTAGAGAATCTTTCTTTGATATCCATCCACAAATCTCTTGCATTTTTAGCATAAGACATAGTGGAATGTATATCCGCTTCAATGGTATTTAGAATCCATGACACCAACATAGATTGAACAGTCCACCAATCTTCAATTTGATCAGAGTTTTCCTTTGGTGTTTCAATGATGCCTTCTATAAAACCTCATTTTCTGCGAGCACGCAACGATATTTTCATGGCACGCACCCATTCTTCATAGTTCTCCCCTCGAAGTCACACTTGAGTTATCAAGTTTCCTGGATTATCATTGGAATTCAAATCATACGGTGATGGAGTTTTCTTCACCGTTTTGTGGATCCTCTCTTTAGAAgacttttcttcttgatcagaTATATCTTCATGATCAGACATTGTCTCAAAATTTTGAGTAAACCTGTCGAGCTCTGATACCATAAAGGAACCAGTGACAGATAATTTTCTGATCTGTTTTGTATGCACTGATATGTGGGAATTTCTACAAAGAGGCTCATAAACCCCTCTTCTAAGATTGAGCTATACAAATTGATATTTATGGAAATATCCTATGTTTACAGCTAGACCATAATAGAGAATTATATGGTATTAATATGATACAACTAGCACACTAATAGCCATTCATTACTGTAATGATTACATTAAGAGATGTTATTAGccttgcaagacatttttcaaaattcaaaattttatGGCAATGCCATTTCAATGTTGAGTTTGGCATAGTTGTGTGAGGCAGTTGTGACGTGGTATTCACTCAGCAACGATCACATGCATTGTCGCGTGCCTTAAACCCAACAACTATTGAGACAGTTGCGACGTGCAAACCACTCTGCAATGTTTACATGCGTTGCAGTGTGATAAACACCCAACCCAACACCTATTCTGATGTGCTCTGCACACCAATTGCCTACTTGTAAAAGTGAGTTGCAAAGTGATTTTCACATAGTAACTTGTGAGATAATTTTCTCTTAGCAACTTGCAAGGTGATTTTCTTTCAGCAAAAAAGATGCGATTAACATTTCTGTGAGGTAAACAAAACTCATTGATTTCAGACGTTGCGAGTTGATTTTAACTGTTGCGAGGTGATTAGCACCTAGCAAATTTAAGTTTTTTTTAGTGTTATAGGTATTCATGTGCATGAGTTAATTATTTGCATTAATTATTTTAAACTTTTAAGGAAACTCAAGTTGTCTACGTGAGTTGAATTGCAAGTGTTAAAATTAGAAGGGGAAATATAAAATTATAGAACACAAAACATAAGaaataaaatttattaaagtGAAATCAAATTACACAATTGAGATAGAAGGCTAAAAAGTGAAAACAAACCTATTATATATGTTAAGAACTTctaatttaataattaaaaaaatacaaatttaaGATCAAATTTGTTTTCAAAGAATTTTTTTAGATGAAAACAGTATATCagaattttttattaattaaaaaataaaaataaatttttatcTCTCCTTCATATCACAATCATCTCATTAATTcaattaaaaaagaaattaaattttaaataatattttttctttttattaaaTATTTCTAAGAATATTGATTTAATTGGGTTTTCATACAAGTATTTCTCTGTTTTCAATCAGCAAAATATCACAATTCTTTTGCATTTAGTATCTCAATTTTTTTTACTTATTTAGTCATTTATTTCTTAAAATCCCTTAAGTGTATTTGAAATTTTGAATCAGTTAGAGCACGTACTTAAAAATGCAAAGGATCGGTAGGTACTGTTGGAACATAAAACTCAAAACTGAAAATTGAAGGTTCAACAATGGTGGAAGAAAAGAAgattggggaagatgaagttgAGATAGAAAAATAGAGAGAATAGAGTAATATTTTTGGATGAGTATATTTTTGCATTAACCATGAATTGGGTTGATACAAATGTATTTATACAATTGAAATACAAGCTACAACTAAAGTGATTAAAAATAAAAGCAGAGTTTTATTTTTCAATTAACACACCACCTCACTTTAGTTGCTCCAAGTCCATCATGCTCAAGCTCTTCTTTAGCCTATTGAACACATCATTTGTCACACCCTTTGTCAACAAATCCGCGACTTGGTCTTCGCTTCGGCAATAACTCAATCTAAGCTTTCCATCACCAACCAATTCTCTCAAATAATAAAACCgcatctcaatatgcttgctcctTCCGTGTGCAATCGGGTTCTTCACAAGATTTATTGCGGAAACATTGTCTACAAACAATGTGGTGGCAACATCATCACCACATCCCAATTCCTTCAATAGATTCATAAGCCATATAGCTTGGCACGCACCTAACGATGCCGCAATGTACTCGGCCTCACAAGAAGAGAGTGCTACAACCGGTTCCTTTTTCgaacaccaagagattggtgTACTACCAAACATAAAGATGTAC from Lathyrus oleraceus cultivar Zhongwan6 chromosome 7, CAAS_Psat_ZW6_1.0, whole genome shotgun sequence encodes the following:
- the LOC127104790 gene encoding uncharacterized protein LOC127104790; this translates as MSFATYYGKLKLLWDELANYDQIPICSCGGCKCDISSEIEKRREEERVHQFLMGLDDAIYGTVRSNLLATDPLPNLNRIYSTMIQEERVRMMTRTTEERREVMSLAVQTNGRAVKGRWDGKYKFMSCTHCHRAGHDAGSCFQLVGYPEWWGDRPKNEGKSGGRGKSLQQAGTGRGRGGIVRATANVVHTGGTNAETGVSHGDGFGLAGISAEQLQSLVGFLNVHKANSNDKMTGECNMNTWIIDTGCSNHMTGNLNHMRELRDIQSCSVGLPNGEHASAIKEGSIVLEGGLKLDNQMTGNLNHMRELRDIQSCSVGLPNGEHASTIKEGSIVLEGGLKLDNVLFVPKLKCNLISVSQMMNELKCVIQFTDKLCVVHDRTSRTLIGAGEQRDGLYFFRGVRRERACKTDGLHPMDLWHKRLGHPSLKISKLIPQVSRHKDINVVNKACEVCFRAKQTREKFPLSQNKASSAFELIHCDLWGAYRTPSTCGAFYFLTIVDDYSRVVWVYLLTDKREVSTMLHNFLALV